From the genome of Epinephelus moara isolate mb chromosome 10, YSFRI_EMoa_1.0, whole genome shotgun sequence, one region includes:
- the LOC126396647 gene encoding mast cell protease 8-like isoform X2: MHSLLKILIFHVLTCFGGNALGSEIIKGTKTTDKSMLYMASIQNHSGHVCGGFLVSEDFVVTAAHCDNLNPTSVVLGTHNLKNVDNKTMRYSVRKCKHPSFVKTSSGNDIMLLKLSRKARPSKKVPLKPIKLPSHKQHLKEKKLCLVAGWGYTRTNGTVVDELQVVDVPIIDLKKCQGMWHNALPANVICAGGYDTNKGFCQLLLLTG; this comes from the exons ATGCATAGTCTGCTCAAGATCTTAATCTTTCATGTTCTGACGTGTTTTGGAGGAAATG CACTTGGGAGTGAAATCATAAAAGGTACAAAGACCACGGACAAGTCGATGCTGTATATGGCCTCGATACAAAACCACAGTGGTCATGTATGTGGAGGATTCCTTGTCAGTGAAGACTTTGTAGTCACTGCTGCACATTGTGATAACCT GAATCCTACAAGTGTTGTTCTCGGCACCCACAATCTCAAGAATGTTGATAATAAAACAATGAGATACAGTGTGAGGAAGTGCAAACACCCATCTTTTGTGAAAACCTCATCTGGGAATGACATCATGCTCCTCAAA CTGTCAAGAAAAGCTCGCCCAAGCAAAAAAGTACCACTTAAGCCAATTAAACTTCCAAGTCATAAACAACAccttaaagaaaagaaactgtGCCTTGTAGCTGGATGGGGTTACACAAGAACTAATGGTACAGTCGTTGATGAGCTGCAAGTGGTGGATGTGCCCATCATTGACCTGAAAAAGTGTCAGGGGATGTGGCATAATGCCCTTCCTGCCAATGTTATCTGTGCAGGTGGATATGACACAAACAAAGGATTCTGTcag ctTCTCCTCCTCACAGGGTGA
- the LOC126396647 gene encoding duodenase-1-like isoform X1, with translation MHSLLKILIFHVLTCFGGNALGSEIIKGTKTTDKSMLYMASIQNHSGHVCGGFLVSEDFVVTAAHCDNLNPTSVVLGTHNLKNVDNKTMRYSVRKCKHPSFVKTSSGNDIMLLKLSRKARPSKKVPLKPIKLPSHKQHLKEKKLCLVAGWGYTRTNGTVVDELQVVDVPIIDLKKCQGMWHNALPANVICAGGYDTNKGFCQGDSGGPLLCNGKTAVGVVSFNSNYNCNYPDVPNVYTDLSKFLPWMKKILKKKNC, from the exons ATGCATAGTCTGCTCAAGATCTTAATCTTTCATGTTCTGACGTGTTTTGGAGGAAATG CACTTGGGAGTGAAATCATAAAAGGTACAAAGACCACGGACAAGTCGATGCTGTATATGGCCTCGATACAAAACCACAGTGGTCATGTATGTGGAGGATTCCTTGTCAGTGAAGACTTTGTAGTCACTGCTGCACATTGTGATAACCT GAATCCTACAAGTGTTGTTCTCGGCACCCACAATCTCAAGAATGTTGATAATAAAACAATGAGATACAGTGTGAGGAAGTGCAAACACCCATCTTTTGTGAAAACCTCATCTGGGAATGACATCATGCTCCTCAAA CTGTCAAGAAAAGCTCGCCCAAGCAAAAAAGTACCACTTAAGCCAATTAAACTTCCAAGTCATAAACAACAccttaaagaaaagaaactgtGCCTTGTAGCTGGATGGGGTTACACAAGAACTAATGGTACAGTCGTTGATGAGCTGCAAGTGGTGGATGTGCCCATCATTGACCTGAAAAAGTGTCAGGGGATGTGGCATAATGCCCTTCCTGCCAATGTTATCTGTGCAGGTGGATATGACACAAACAAAGGATTCTGTcag GGTGATTCTGGTGGCCCTTTGTTGTGCAACGGAAAGACAGCAGTTGGTGTTGTTTCCTTTAACAGCAACTATAACTGTAACTACCCAGATGTGCCCAATGTCTATACGGACCTATCTAAATTTCTTCCCTGGATGAAAAAGATTCTCAAGAAAAAGAACTGTTAA